In Populus alba chromosome 1, ASM523922v2, whole genome shotgun sequence, a single window of DNA contains:
- the LOC140955246 gene encoding uncharacterized protein: MSTQTPIGASPAHVPGVSQNLGADSVTEQHFTPVILTQPPQAHVTVDLTVDGPPDNRSTGFMNDDKISALEERLRAIEGNDWSHASFQKRIKQGIKAGRITEPLEKKGFVGRKREGDVNNLKGGYKDKKSIGQITPVLLPPIQPPFPIWYKPELTCEYHTGNLGHGIETCYAFKKRLLKLIKKGRVSFEDMPSINSNPLPNHVVSNNGVGMIEVGNQSKVLKVSMKKLYGMLIKSGFLEINIEGQFEGGDYCEFHGREGHHIEDCIEFHKKVAKMMTLGELRIEPAEGNHEVSMMEGQDKMSRVCRVQPTANGPPKLILTKPSYTKRNHNAMPYNYGFAPHIQASLPLFQTEINGLTRSGQCFAPEELRKAKGKEVVDFDKATEVNKPITKEESNEFLNSEPHRNALQKVLNEAYIPQDIEQKTMEHLVGRIHATNYLYFTTDELDAKGTGHNKPLYITVRCKDCLIGKVLVDNGSALNVLPKHILEEMLIDESYMKPSTMMARAYDGSPRPIIGTLKVELYMGPQMFLVTFQVMDIYPSYSMLLGRPWIHAAGVVTSSLHQCLKYIMNGMLVTVKAEETISMIKNVVIPFIEAEDCKANNIHAFEIVNTDLVPKNTILRRPKISEAARIVAQCFLEWGIPFQYNPITEVPKRANPIKMKGADQRFRLGYKPKKKDHRWAANWRRERRMARIEGRESEEEKLEIPPLRVTFPKVAYVMQPNKGAESLGQELLNISINTLEEDNMEGGDMKTVTGGEDEALPQLTIHTMEEVSVKNFMRKLAEGQKFQNWVTQEAPIVFKMNPESGPSITSHTLSIENEWPKFNEHVITMEEEEWDESNVKEFTKLVEQHEQTWEPATEELETTNVGNDQIKKELKIGTLITPEERIKMALKDKAKTTFITPWGTYCYKVMPFGLKNAGATYQRAMVTLFHDMMHKEIKVYVDDMIAKSKKGEDHVKVLRNLFERLRKYELKLNPAKCSFGVKSGKLLGFMASNKGIEVDPDKVKVIQSMPSPKTEKEHDETGRKERAIYYLSKKFTELYMTRKAVKGSAIANHLVDNAVEDYEPLDFDFPDENVLSIAGEEEKTNWWTMFFDRAVNVYGNGVGAETKEEKLRSYQEYLATLSEEFEEIRFTHLRREGNHFADALATLAAMATIDLGYKKVVKRFIEKDLICRYGPPEKIVTDNAQNFNSKMIVELCTKWKIKHSNSSPYRPKMNGAVEAANKNIKKIMQKMVVTYKDWHEMLPFALYAYRTVVRTSTGTAPYALVYGMEAVMLLEVEIPSLRVLMDSGLEEAEWAKVRYE; encoded by the exons atgTCCACCCAAACACCGATAGGAGCATCCCCAGCTCATGTCCCTggggtatctcagaacttgggggcagattcagtaaCGGAACAACACTTTACACCTGTCATTCTCAcccagccccctcaagctcacgtcactgtagatttaacagtGGATGGCCctcccgataataggtccactggttTTATGAACGACGACAAGATATCtgctttggaagaaaggttaagagcaatTGAGGGAAATGATTGGTCCCATGCGAGCTTCCAAA AAAGAATaaagcaagggattaaagctgggcGCATAACggagcctttagagaagaaaggttttgttggaagaaaaaggGAAGGTGACGTTAACAACTTAAAAGGCGGGTACAaggataaaaaa AGTATTGGACAAATAACTCCAGTCCTTCTACCACCAATCCAACCGCCTTTTCCTATATGGTACAAGCCTGAATTAACTTGCGAATACCACACCGGTAATCTAGGGCATGGAATCGAAACCTGCTATGCCTTTAAAAAGAGGTTGTTAAAGCTTATAAAAAAAGGGAGGGTTTCTTTCGAAGACATGCCCAGCATCAATTCAAATCCCTTGCCTAATCATGTCGTAAGTAATAATGGAGTAGGCATGATAGAAGTTGGGAATCAAAGCAAGGTGTTGAAGGTATCTATGAAGAAGTTGTATGGCATGTTGATAAAATCAGGATTTCTTGAGATAAATATTGAAGGCCAATTTGAGGGAGGTGACTATTGTGAGTTCCATGGGAGAGAGGGACATCATATTGAGGATTGCATCGAGTTTCACAAGAAGGTGGCAAAAATGATGACATTGGGAGAGTTGAGGATCGAACCCGCGGAGGGCAATCATGAGGTGAGTATGATGGAAGGTCAAGATAAGATGTCAAGAGTATGTAGGGTTCAACCAACAGCTAATGGGCCACCAAAGTTAATCTTGACTAAACCTTCCTACACCAAAAGaaatcacaatgccatgcctTATAATTATGGTTTTGCTCCCCACATTCAAGCttctcttcctttgttccaaaCTGAAATCAATGGGTTAACTCGGAGTGGCCAGTGTTTTGCTCCTGAAGAGTTGAGGAAGGCAAAAGGCAAGGAAGTGGTAGATTTTGACAAAGCAacagaagttaataagccaATAACTAAAGAGGAgtcgaatgaatttttgaa CTCTGAGCCACATCGAAACGCGTTGCAAAAGGTTTTGAATGAGGCGTACATCCCCCAAGACATTGAACAGAAAACCATGGAGCATTTGGTGGGGAGaatccatgcaactaattacctgTATTTCACCACCGATGAGCTTGATGCTAAAGGTACTGGACACAACAAGCCCTTATACATTACTGTTAGGTGCAAGGACTGCCTCATAGGAaaggtgctcgtcgataatggctcggctCTTAACGTGTTGCCAAAGCATATTCTGGAAGAAATGCTAATCGATGAATCTTATATGAAACCAAGTACCATGATGGCCAGAGCATATGACGGCTCACCTAGACCAATAATAGGGACTTTAAAAGTGGAGCTATATATGGGGCCACAAATGTTTTTAGTGACATTTCAAGTTATGGATATCTACCCTTCTTATAGTATGTTGTTAGGAAGACCGTGGATCCATGCGGCCGGGGTGGTAACTTCATCATTACACCAGTGCCTGAAGTATATCATGAACGGGATGTTGGTGACTGTCAAAGCTGAGGAGACAATATCCATGATAAAGAATGTGGTCATACCTTTCATTGAGGCGGAGGATTGTAAGGctaacaatatccatgcttttgagattgTAAACACTGACTTGGTGCCTAAAAACACAATACTAAGAAGGCCAAAGATCTCAGAAGCAGCAAGGATAGTGGCTCAATGCTTCTTGGAATGGGGGATCCCCTTTCAGTATAATCCTATCACTGAGGTACCAAAAAGGGCTAACCCGATAAAGATGAAAGGTGCCGATCAAAGATTTAGGTTGGggtataaacctaaaaaaaaggaTCATCGATGGGCTGCCAATTGGAGAAGGGAAAGAAGAATGGCCAGGATTGAAGGAAGAGAgtctgaagaagaaaaactggaaatccctccccttagaGTGACATTCCCGAAGGTTGCATATGTAATGCAACCTAATAAAGGAGCAGAAAGCCTTGGTCAAGAACTGTTAAATATAAGCATAAATACCTTGGAGGAGGATAACATGGAAGGAGGTGACATGAAGACGGTAACGGGAGGGGAAGATGAAGCCCTGCCACAATTGACTATCCACACCATGGAAGAAGTCTCAGTTAAGAACTTCATGCGAAAGCTGGCCGAGGGCCAGAAGTTCCAAAATTGGGTGACTCAAGAAGCTCCAATAGTgtttaaaat gaaCCCTGAAAGCGGACCTTCCATAACATCACATACACTTAGCATcgagaatgaatggccaaaaTTTAACGAACATGTTATCaccatggaagaagaagaatgggatgaaagcaatgttAAGGAATTTACGAAGTTAGTAGAGCAACATGAACAAACCTGGGAACCAGCTACAGAAGAACTAGAAACCACAAATGTGGGTAATGATCAGAttaaaaaagagttgaaaatagggacCTTAATCACTCCCGAGGAAAGA ATAAAGATGGCTCTGAAAGATAAggcaaaaacaacttttattaCACCATGGGGAACCTATTGCTACAAGGTTATGCCATTTGGTCTGAAGAATGCAGGAGCCACCTATCAGAGAGCCATGGTGACTCTGTTCCATGATATGATGCACAAGGAAATtaaggtgtatgtagatgacatGATTGCCAAGTCCAAGAAGGGAGAAGATCATGTAAAAGTTCTAAGGAATTTATTTGAGCGTTTGAGGAAGTACGAACTAAAGCTCAaccctgcaaaatgttcatttggagttaaatctggaaaGCTGCTGGGATTTATGGCAAGCAACaaaggtatagaggtggatcctgATAAAGTGAAGGTCATCCAATCCATGCCATCCCCAAAGACGGAGAAGGAG catgatgaaactgGCAGGAAAGAAAGGGCTATTTATTACCTGAGTAAGAagttcactgaat tatatatgacaaggaaagctgTGAAGGGGAGTGCGATTGCCAACCACCTAGTTGATAATGCTGTCGAAGATTATGAGccattggattttgatttcccagATGAAAATGTATTGTCAATAgcgggagaagaagaaaagacgaattggtggaccatgttttttgacagAGCAGTGAATGTTTATGGCAATGGGGTCGGCGCA GAAACAAAGGAGGAAAAATTGAGGTCGTACCAGGAATATTTAGCTACATTGTCAGAAGAATTCGAAGAGATAAGATTCACCCATCTAAGAAGagaagggaaccattttgcggatgctttggccacgtTAGCTGCTATGGCTACGATTGATCTCGGGTATAAG AAAGTGGTGAAGAGGTTTATAGAAAAAGACTTGATTTGTCGCTATGGTCCGCCAGAAAAGATAGTGACCGATAATGCACAGAATTTCAACAGCAAAATGATCGTGGAGCTTTGTacaaaatggaaaatcaagcattcaaaTTCCTCACCATATAGGCCCAAGATGAATGGTGCCGTGGAAGCAGCCAACAAGAACATCAAGAAAATTATGCAGAAAATGGTAgtcacttacaaggattggcatgagatgttgccgTTTGCTCTCTATGCATATCGCACTGTAGTAAGGACCTCGACAGGGACTGCTCCGTATGCTctggtatatggaatggaggcggtgatgcTTTTGGAAGTAGAAATACCTTCGTTGAGGGTGTTGATGGATTCAGGATTAGAAGAGGCTGAATGGGCCAAAGTAAGATATGAATAG